Proteins co-encoded in one Burkholderiales bacterium genomic window:
- a CDS encoding formate dehydrogenase accessory sulfurtransferase FdhD, whose protein sequence is MPPYRPKISNASRPLTFAVRSMNEHGEWGETQIAGEHPLTLYVDKREIVTLMTLGARPEALAIGYLRNQRLVNSIQEIKSVQVDWEVDAVAVTTRHGIQDLDGRMEKRTVTTGCGQGTVFGELMEEIDKLKLPADVCLKEETYYALMDNVRRHDTVYKAAGAVHGCALCKGTEILIFVEDVGRHNAVDAIAGQMWLDRIEGRDKIFYTTGRLTSEMVIKCAQMEIPFLVSRSGLTQMGYEIAKKIGLTMIGRATGRHYLLFTGESRFIKSRQPAPA, encoded by the coding sequence AACGAGCACGGGGAATGGGGTGAAACGCAAATCGCCGGCGAGCATCCCCTGACTTTGTATGTAGACAAGCGGGAAATCGTGACCCTCATGACCTTGGGCGCGAGACCTGAAGCCTTAGCCATCGGCTACTTGCGCAATCAGCGTCTGGTGAACAGTATCCAGGAAATCAAATCGGTGCAAGTGGACTGGGAAGTAGATGCAGTCGCCGTGACTACCCGGCATGGCATTCAGGACCTCGACGGGCGCATGGAAAAACGCACGGTGACCACCGGTTGTGGCCAGGGCACGGTGTTTGGCGAATTGATGGAAGAAATCGACAAACTCAAATTGCCCGCCGATGTTTGCCTCAAGGAAGAGACCTACTATGCGCTGATGGACAATGTGCGCCGCCATGACACAGTCTACAAAGCTGCGGGCGCAGTTCACGGCTGCGCGCTGTGCAAGGGAACCGAAATTCTGATATTCGTCGAAGATGTGGGCAGGCACAACGCGGTGGATGCGATTGCCGGGCAGATGTGGCTTGACCGCATCGAAGGCCGAGACAAGATTTTCTATACCACCGGGCGCCTCACTTCCGAGATGGTAATCAAATGCGCGCAGATGGAAATTCCCTTTCTGGTTTCGCGCTCGGGGCTTACCCAGATGGGTTATGAAATCGCCAAAAAAATCGGCCTCACCATGATCGGCCGCGCCACCGGCAGGCATTACTTGCTGTTCACCGGCGAATCGCGCTTCATCAAATCCAGACAACCCGCACCAGCCTAA